A section of the Streptomyces sp. Je 1-369 genome encodes:
- a CDS encoding RNA polymerase sigma factor SigF, whose product MSPRLDESHTDQATSTLPPHRSATEIPGPAHESVPTQGAPEIAEDTYEGLDGLPEIPPYDEVAPLDARALSKTLFERLESLEEGTHEYAYVRNTLVELNLALVKFAASRFRSRSEPMEDIIQVGTIGLIKAIDRFELSRGVEFPTFAMPTIVGEIKRFFRDTSWSVRVPRRLQELRLDLAKAGDELAQQFDRAPTVGELAERLGISNEEVVEGMAASNAYTASSLDAQPEEDDSEGALADRIGYEDHGLEGIEYVESLKPLIAELPARDRKILSLRFVANMTQSEIGEELGISQMHVSRLLSRTLVKLRKGLTVDE is encoded by the coding sequence ATGTCACCCCGGCTCGACGAATCGCATACTGACCAGGCGACGTCGACACTCCCGCCGCACCGCTCCGCCACCGAGATCCCGGGTCCCGCCCACGAGTCCGTCCCGACTCAGGGTGCCCCAGAAATCGCCGAGGACACCTACGAAGGTCTCGACGGTCTCCCTGAGATCCCGCCGTACGACGAGGTGGCGCCGCTGGACGCGAGGGCCCTGTCCAAGACCCTCTTCGAGCGCCTCGAGTCCCTCGAAGAAGGCACGCACGAATACGCGTACGTCCGCAACACCCTGGTCGAACTGAACCTCGCCCTGGTGAAGTTCGCCGCCTCCCGGTTCCGCTCCCGCAGCGAGCCCATGGAGGACATCATCCAGGTCGGCACGATCGGCCTCATCAAGGCGATCGACCGCTTCGAACTCAGCCGCGGCGTCGAGTTCCCCACCTTCGCCATGCCCACGATCGTCGGCGAGATCAAGCGCTTCTTCCGTGACACCAGCTGGTCGGTGCGCGTCCCGCGCCGCCTCCAGGAACTCCGGCTGGACCTCGCCAAGGCGGGCGACGAGCTCGCCCAGCAGTTCGATCGCGCCCCCACGGTGGGCGAGCTCGCCGAGCGCCTGGGCATCTCCAACGAAGAGGTCGTCGAGGGGATGGCCGCGTCCAACGCCTACACGGCGAGCTCCCTGGACGCGCAGCCCGAGGAGGACGACTCCGAAGGCGCACTCGCGGACCGCATCGGCTACGAGGACCACGGCCTCGAGGGCATCGAGTACGTCGAGTCCCTCAAGCCCCTCATAGCCGAACTCCCCGCGCGCGACCGCAAGATCCTCTCCCTCCGCTTCGTCGCGAACATGACGCAGTCGGAGATCGGCGAGGAGCTCGGCATCTCGCAGATGCACGTTTCGCGACTGTTGTCGCGCACTCTCGTCAAGCTCCGCAAGGGACTGACGGTCGACGAGTGA
- a CDS encoding aspartate/glutamate racemase family protein — protein sequence MKTIGLIGGMSWESSAEYYRLLNELVRERLGGLHSARCVLYSVDFAEIEQLQVQGEWERAGEVIAAAAKGVEAAGADLVLICTNTMHKVADQVKAAISVPLLHLGDATAEAVRRAGITRVGLLGTAFTMEQDFYRDRLAGHGLDVLVPDAEGRGLVHRVIYEELCLGVVREESRAAYQEVIRSLVRRGAEGVILGCTEIELLIGQEHSPVPVFPTTRLHAEAAVDAAVSARG from the coding sequence ATGAAGACCATCGGCCTCATCGGCGGCATGAGCTGGGAGTCCAGCGCCGAGTACTACCGACTGCTCAACGAACTCGTACGGGAACGGCTCGGCGGGCTGCACTCCGCGCGGTGCGTGCTGTACTCCGTCGACTTCGCCGAGATCGAGCAGCTGCAAGTACAGGGGGAGTGGGAGCGGGCCGGAGAGGTGATCGCCGCTGCCGCCAAAGGCGTTGAGGCCGCCGGGGCCGACCTCGTCCTCATCTGCACCAACACCATGCACAAGGTCGCCGACCAGGTGAAGGCCGCGATCTCCGTTCCGCTGCTGCACCTCGGGGACGCCACCGCCGAGGCAGTACGCCGGGCAGGAATCACCCGCGTCGGGCTGCTCGGGACCGCGTTCACCATGGAGCAGGACTTCTACCGGGATCGGCTGGCCGGGCACGGGCTGGACGTGCTCGTGCCGGATGCGGAGGGGCGGGGCCTCGTCCATCGCGTCATCTACGAGGAGTTGTGCCTCGGCGTCGTACGCGAGGAGTCGCGTGCCGCGTATCAGGAGGTCATCCGGAGCCTCGTCCGCCGAGGTGCCGAGGGCGTCATCCTCGGGTGCACCGAGATCGAGCTGCTCATCGGGCAGGAGCACAGCCCCGTGCCCGTGTTCCCTACCACCCGGCTCCACGCCGAAGCCGCGGTCGATGCCGCCGTCAGCGCGCGCGGGTGA
- a CDS encoding ATP-binding protein: MQEPPPTQTHTTPPPFELSLLAVPKAVPEIRRTLSEHPYGSPHPDVHLCVSELLSNVIRHLGEGTPVTVRVTTSRDRIRVAVTDPDPRAWPLLRRAGRDDETGRGLALLDAVSLRWGVEQGPDSKTVWCELGEG, translated from the coding sequence ATGCAAGAGCCACCCCCCACACAAACCCACACCACCCCGCCCCCCTTCGAACTCTCCCTGCTCGCCGTCCCCAAGGCCGTCCCCGAGATCCGCCGCACGCTGAGCGAGCACCCTTACGGCAGCCCCCACCCCGACGTACACCTCTGCGTCAGCGAGTTGCTGAGCAACGTGATCCGGCACCTCGGCGAGGGGACGCCCGTCACCGTCCGCGTCACCACCTCCCGCGACCGCATCCGCGTGGCCGTCACCGACCCGGACCCCCGCGCCTGGCCGCTCCTCCGCAGGGCGGGCCGCGACGACGAGACGGGAAGAGGACTCGCCCTGCTCGACGCCGTCTCGCTGCGGTGGGGCGTCGAGCAGGGGCCCGACAGCAAGACGGTCTGGTGCGAACTGGGGGAGGGGTAG
- a CDS encoding helix-turn-helix domain-containing protein produces MPPRKDPDASASVPAFYGAELRFKREAAGLTLEGLASGSFRAVSFLSQIERGERRMPCDLAQHVDAKLETDGFFQRRCEDARRARQGGHAEYFADVAEMERFAESIEEWAPMIAPGLLQTRTYAETVIRVGSPWLRPEAVEVQVVARLERAALWEREGGPPAFWAILHENLIRRPLLPPGAMADQLHHIVSVIRSVQGVLQILPATTAAHPLMMGMAKVMTFPDAPPVAYAEGLHSGQLIDFPPIVKDYRRSYDLLRAAAMPPEASLAMIEAAVEDFRNGEKPL; encoded by the coding sequence GTGCCTCCTCGTAAGGATCCCGACGCATCAGCGAGCGTCCCGGCGTTCTACGGCGCGGAGTTGCGTTTCAAGCGGGAGGCGGCGGGGCTCACGCTGGAAGGTCTGGCCTCGGGCAGTTTCCGGGCCGTCTCTTTCCTCAGCCAGATCGAGCGCGGTGAGCGACGCATGCCGTGCGACTTGGCCCAGCACGTCGACGCCAAGCTGGAGACGGATGGCTTTTTCCAACGCCGTTGTGAAGATGCGCGCCGCGCTCGCCAGGGCGGGCACGCCGAGTACTTCGCGGATGTCGCGGAGATGGAGCGGTTCGCGGAGAGCATCGAGGAGTGGGCGCCGATGATCGCGCCCGGCTTGCTGCAGACGCGGACATACGCGGAGACCGTCATCCGGGTCGGGTCGCCGTGGCTTCGGCCGGAAGCAGTGGAAGTACAGGTCGTCGCTCGCTTGGAACGCGCAGCGCTGTGGGAGCGCGAGGGGGGACCGCCAGCTTTCTGGGCGATCCTGCACGAGAACCTGATCCGCAGGCCCCTCCTGCCCCCTGGGGCCATGGCGGACCAACTGCACCACATCGTGTCGGTGATCCGGTCCGTCCAGGGCGTTCTGCAGATTCTTCCGGCAACGACAGCGGCTCATCCGCTCATGATGGGCATGGCCAAGGTCATGACATTCCCGGATGCCCCACCCGTGGCGTACGCAGAAGGGCTCCACAGCGGCCAACTCATCGACTTTCCACCGATCGTGAAGGACTACCGCAGGTCGTACGATCTGCTCAGGGCCGCCGCCATGCCACCCGAGGCGTCCCTGGCCATGATTGAGGCAGCGGTAGAGGACTTCCGAAATGGCGAGAAGCCACTTTGA
- a CDS encoding DUF397 domain-containing protein, with translation MARSHFDFSQANWRKSSYSNSSGGDCVEIAIGLPGRVPIRDSKLTAGPTLVFPATAWAPFITAVAANVPTT, from the coding sequence ATGGCGAGAAGCCACTTTGACTTCAGCCAGGCGAACTGGCGCAAGAGCAGCTACAGCAACTCCAGCGGCGGTGACTGCGTCGAGATAGCCATCGGCCTTCCCGGCCGCGTCCCCATCAGGGACTCCAAGCTGACGGCCGGCCCCACCCTCGTGTTCCCGGCGACCGCGTGGGCCCCGTTCATCACCGCCGTCGCGGCGAACGTACCAACTACCTGA
- a CDS encoding DUF6879 family protein, with the protein MLLDGDAWQAYFRDFKRSAFRLEVHQTYTMPAEAETVRAFLAGAEKPDGFNTSWHRTIRDHAAAGRTMTRAKIVRRPLTPYSRYLFEWCVPGNVAAGEDYHIVDVTDRPNPGLPEQDFWMFDETTVVHLNYRPDGTQINRELVQNPDMGKYLAWRDLALESAIPFSAYRT; encoded by the coding sequence GTGCTACTGGACGGCGACGCATGGCAGGCGTACTTCCGCGACTTCAAGCGTTCCGCTTTCCGGCTCGAAGTGCATCAGACGTACACCATGCCCGCCGAGGCCGAGACGGTCCGCGCATTCCTTGCCGGGGCCGAGAAGCCCGACGGTTTCAACACGTCGTGGCACCGCACGATCAGAGATCACGCGGCGGCCGGTCGGACGATGACACGCGCAAAGATCGTACGTCGGCCACTCACACCGTACAGCCGCTATCTGTTCGAGTGGTGCGTCCCCGGAAACGTCGCAGCCGGGGAGGACTACCACATAGTCGACGTGACGGACCGGCCGAACCCCGGTCTTCCCGAACAGGACTTCTGGATGTTCGACGAAACGACGGTCGTCCACCTCAATTACCGTCCCGACGGTACGCAGATCAACCGCGAACTCGTCCAGAACCCCGACATGGGCAAGTATCTCGCCTGGCGTGACCTCGCCCTGGAAAGCGCCATACCGTTCAGTGCCTATCGAACCTGA
- a CDS encoding helix-turn-helix domain-containing protein, whose translation MPIEPEKQARERKDLAETLRGLRLAYGLSGERLALRCNMSQTKISRIETGRALPTVIDVERILEALSVPDEVADELIRLARRANVDYASWRAYARVGLHHKQGELKALESSSRVMRHFLPAIPTGLLHVREYATETLSPTVDSDPARDVGRAVQARMDRQAILDDTSRSFWFLMTEQAVKWRRASTEIMAAQCAHMAEVNRRPNVEIGIVPREVQVAGTPMNIFVVYDDRLVTVELFSGEVVLRDPRDVSQHLHLFELFWSHAITGDEVSHYLNDAAEDFMR comes from the coding sequence GTGCCTATCGAACCTGAGAAACAAGCACGAGAACGGAAGGATCTGGCGGAGACCCTGCGGGGTCTCCGTCTCGCTTACGGTCTCAGTGGAGAACGTCTGGCGCTGCGCTGCAACATGAGCCAGACGAAGATCAGCCGCATCGAAACCGGTCGCGCGTTGCCCACGGTCATCGACGTCGAACGGATCCTTGAGGCCTTGTCCGTGCCCGACGAGGTCGCAGACGAACTGATACGACTGGCACGCAGAGCGAACGTTGATTACGCATCTTGGCGCGCATATGCACGCGTCGGCCTTCACCACAAGCAAGGGGAACTCAAAGCACTTGAGTCGTCCTCGCGAGTGATGCGGCACTTCCTACCTGCCATCCCTACCGGACTTCTGCATGTCCGCGAGTACGCCACGGAGACGCTGTCACCCACGGTTGACAGCGATCCCGCAAGGGATGTCGGCAGAGCCGTACAGGCCCGCATGGATCGGCAGGCCATCCTGGACGACACATCGCGCTCATTCTGGTTCTTGATGACCGAGCAGGCCGTGAAGTGGCGCCGGGCGAGCACCGAAATCATGGCGGCACAATGTGCACATATGGCGGAGGTCAACAGAAGACCCAACGTTGAGATCGGAATAGTCCCGCGGGAAGTGCAGGTAGCAGGCACCCCGATGAACATCTTCGTCGTATACGACGACCGCCTGGTGACGGTCGAACTCTTCTCCGGAGAGGTCGTGCTACGCGACCCGCGGGACGTATCGCAACACCTGCACCTATTCGAACTGTTCTGGTCTCACGCCATCACTGGTGACGAGGTTTCTCATTACCTCAATGACGCCGCTGAAGACTTTATGCGGTAA
- a CDS encoding DUF397 domain-containing protein, producing MHSGTDLYSFPLPTSLVANKACGGNTHPDGEACVTLAKIGEGTWAVGDSKRPGAEPLRFTTAELDAAGIDPARFGLST from the coding sequence ATGCATAGCGGAACCGACCTGTACAGCTTCCCGCTCCCCACGTCCCTTGTGGCCAACAAGGCTTGCGGTGGCAACACTCACCCGGACGGTGAAGCGTGTGTGACCCTCGCGAAGATCGGCGAGGGCACTTGGGCCGTGGGTGACAGCAAGCGGCCCGGCGCCGAACCACTGCGCTTCACCACGGCTGAGCTGGACGCCGCCGGCATCGACCCGGCGCGGTTCGGGCTCTCCACCTGA
- a CDS encoding VOC family protein yields MLRLTDFIIDCPDAMKLAAFYSEVTGLPVKADSNAQWAGIRLGDIELAFTPVEDYRAPQWPDSEHPKQFHLDFEVDDIEAEQRRVLALGATLKQECVGPNGYGFRVYADPVGHPFCLCRNKGVVWTDEGPVRPGRD; encoded by the coding sequence ATGCTACGACTAACCGACTTCATCATCGACTGCCCGGACGCGATGAAGCTGGCAGCCTTCTACTCCGAAGTGACGGGGCTCCCGGTCAAGGCGGACAGTAACGCGCAGTGGGCCGGTATCCGACTCGGCGACATCGAGCTGGCCTTCACCCCGGTGGAGGACTACCGCGCTCCGCAGTGGCCCGACAGCGAGCACCCCAAGCAGTTCCACCTCGACTTCGAAGTCGACGACATCGAGGCCGAACAGCGCCGCGTCCTGGCCCTCGGCGCGACCCTGAAGCAGGAGTGCGTCGGCCCCAACGGCTACGGCTTCCGCGTGTACGCCGACCCCGTCGGACACCCCTTCTGCCTCTGCCGCAACAAGGGCGTCGTCTGGACCGACGAGGGTCCCGTCCGGCCCGGGCGCGACTAG
- a CDS encoding DUF5753 domain-containing protein, whose amino-acid sequence MIDPVEQVLMRAGTPEGNAKTWDELHQEGMGPIQEAFLDLVKETKETKHYCPEVIWGSLQTPDYVRAMLTLVVDFLETPRDIEAGVKARTARAELFGKDGRTYKTLLGEQALRCNIGGSDVMRGQLLHVLESFALPGVTLGIVPSRARLHVFPGNSFGIFDGKRVEVELFGESPTLTDDSQIRSYEKAFGLLERSAVYGEDAKALVRAELAALGA is encoded by the coding sequence GTGATCGACCCAGTGGAGCAGGTACTCATGAGGGCAGGCACGCCGGAAGGCAACGCGAAGACCTGGGATGAGCTTCACCAGGAAGGTATGGGGCCGATACAGGAAGCGTTCTTGGACCTGGTCAAGGAGACCAAGGAAACCAAGCACTACTGCCCCGAGGTGATCTGGGGAAGTCTGCAGACCCCCGACTACGTGAGGGCGATGCTCACCCTTGTCGTCGACTTCCTCGAGACACCGCGGGACATCGAGGCGGGCGTCAAGGCCCGCACGGCGCGCGCGGAACTGTTCGGCAAGGACGGACGAACGTACAAAACTCTGCTGGGCGAGCAAGCTCTTCGCTGCAACATCGGCGGAAGCGATGTTATGCGCGGGCAACTCCTCCACGTTCTGGAGTCGTTCGCGCTCCCTGGCGTCACACTCGGGATCGTCCCGAGCCGCGCCCGGCTCCACGTGTTCCCGGGGAACAGCTTCGGCATCTTCGACGGGAAGCGCGTCGAGGTCGAGCTGTTCGGAGAGTCCCCGACACTCACCGACGACTCCCAGATCCGGTCCTACGAGAAGGCCTTCGGCCTTCTGGAGCGGTCAGCGGTCTATGGGGAGGACGCGAAGGCGTTGGTGCGTGCGGAACTTGCGGCGTTGGGCGCGTAG
- a CDS encoding methyltransferase, with protein sequence MNYRAIARRELEAMGAFRSPWLRAAFDAVDREAFVPDAFWGYDTDDRGRHVVIDRTVDEDAWRRAVWNTHRSLITQMNDGDTAEQGPVAGDFSSSISALDIVFEKLNRLAVEPGHRVLHIGTASGYDSALLSEGVGIGSGHLTTVEFDPVLAAVGAKNLRGAGYTPTTVCGDGLEGWAATAPYDRVISTAAVRSIPRQWREQCNDGAVVLAPFNTLYARGGLLRLRVRGRVASGQFVGGACYMWVRSHRPVHRLAPPDDSRKAASPIDPTEVLGRDWAQDFALGLYLPDVSLSHRGEGEDKRVQLWDGTGTSVAIVDYDEWWRGDAVTVYGDRDLWNEVVDAYSAWRLAGQPHYTRFGLTCDEEGEHFWLDHPAARLPGRRGVAKAVEG encoded by the coding sequence ATGAACTACCGGGCAATCGCCCGCCGGGAGTTGGAAGCCATGGGTGCCTTCCGGTCCCCATGGCTTCGGGCGGCCTTCGACGCCGTGGACCGTGAGGCCTTCGTTCCCGACGCGTTCTGGGGGTACGACACGGATGACCGCGGTCGGCATGTGGTGATCGACAGGACCGTCGACGAAGACGCGTGGCGCCGGGCCGTGTGGAATACGCATCGCTCACTCATCACGCAGATGAATGATGGTGATACAGCAGAACAGGGGCCTGTCGCAGGGGACTTCAGCTCCTCCATCTCCGCGCTGGACATCGTCTTCGAGAAACTGAACCGACTCGCGGTCGAACCCGGGCACAGGGTTCTGCACATCGGCACGGCATCGGGTTACGACTCCGCGTTGCTCAGCGAAGGCGTGGGCATCGGGAGCGGGCACCTGACGACGGTCGAGTTCGATCCGGTGTTGGCCGCGGTCGGTGCCAAGAACCTTCGTGGTGCCGGGTACACGCCGACAACGGTGTGCGGGGACGGGTTGGAGGGGTGGGCGGCGACCGCGCCCTATGACCGGGTCATCTCGACGGCGGCCGTACGGAGCATCCCTCGTCAGTGGCGCGAGCAGTGCAACGACGGCGCGGTCGTCCTGGCGCCCTTCAACACGCTCTATGCGCGCGGGGGCCTCCTGAGGCTGCGGGTGCGGGGGCGGGTCGCGTCGGGACAGTTCGTCGGCGGGGCCTGCTACATGTGGGTACGCAGCCATCGCCCCGTACATCGGCTCGCCCCGCCGGACGACAGCCGGAAGGCCGCCTCGCCCATCGACCCCACGGAGGTTCTGGGGCGTGACTGGGCTCAGGACTTCGCGCTGGGCCTGTACCTGCCGGACGTGTCCCTCTCCCACCGCGGGGAGGGCGAGGACAAGCGGGTGCAGCTCTGGGACGGGACGGGGACGTCGGTCGCGATCGTCGACTACGACGAGTGGTGGCGGGGCGATGCGGTGACCGTTTACGGAGACCGCGATCTCTGGAATGAGGTAGTCGACGCGTACAGCGCGTGGCGTCTGGCCGGACAGCCGCACTACACGCGCTTCGGGCTCACCTGCGACGAGGAGGGTGAGCACTTCTGGCTGGACCATCCGGCAGCACGGCTGCCTGGTCGCCGCGGTGTCGCGAAAGCAGTGGAGGGCTGA
- a CDS encoding helix-turn-helix transcriptional regulator codes for MNRQERERARERDLADFLRSRRERIAPADVGLPAGARRRTPGLRREEVAQLAYISTEYYTRLEQARAPHPSREVLAHLSRALRLTDPERDHLHHLAGVPPTLPQGPSREVRPSIIQLLDRLPEAAAIVMSATYEVIAWNNLAAALMEDFSLLHRRDRNLARRTFLGPHEDDSPLYGVSDTDEFARTMAQHLRATAARYPDDPEVQTLTTELRSGSAEFADLWEAHEVATRPTLCKTFQHPTVGFVAVHCDVLDITDRDQRVFIYTAAPGSEEAMRLLSVIGTQRMDVPG; via the coding sequence GTGAACCGACAAGAACGGGAACGTGCACGGGAACGGGACCTGGCGGACTTCCTGCGCAGCAGACGCGAACGCATCGCGCCCGCCGACGTGGGCCTGCCCGCAGGCGCACGCCGCCGCACGCCGGGCCTGCGCCGCGAGGAGGTGGCGCAGCTGGCGTACATCTCGACGGAGTACTACACGCGCCTGGAACAGGCCCGCGCCCCGCACCCGTCCCGAGAGGTCCTCGCCCACCTCTCCCGCGCCCTCCGCCTGACGGACCCGGAACGCGACCACCTCCACCACCTGGCAGGCGTCCCGCCCACCCTGCCGCAGGGCCCGTCGAGGGAGGTGCGGCCGAGCATCATCCAACTCCTGGACAGACTCCCGGAGGCGGCGGCGATCGTGATGTCGGCGACGTACGAGGTCATAGCCTGGAACAACTTGGCAGCAGCCCTCATGGAGGACTTCTCCCTCCTGCACCGCCGCGACCGAAACCTGGCGCGCCGCACGTTCCTGGGCCCGCACGAGGACGACAGCCCGCTGTACGGAGTCTCGGACACGGACGAGTTCGCCCGGACGATGGCGCAACACCTCCGCGCGACGGCGGCGCGCTACCCGGACGACCCGGAGGTGCAGACCCTCACCACGGAACTCCGCTCCGGGAGCGCCGAGTTCGCCGACCTGTGGGAGGCCCACGAGGTGGCGACCCGCCCCACCCTCTGCAAAACCTTCCAGCACCCCACGGTCGGCTTCGTGGCCGTGCACTGCGACGTCCTGGACATCACCGACCGCGACCAACGCGTCTTCATCTACACGGCGGCCCCGGGCTCGGAGGAGGCGATGCGCCTCCTGTCGGTCATCGGCACGCAACGCATGGACGTACCGGGCTGA
- a CDS encoding SDR family NAD(P)-dependent oxidoreductase, giving the protein MKDMTSTESSAGLLSGKVALVTGAGRGIGAAAARLFAREGARVVLASRTEGELESVVEEVRGGGGVADHVVCDLGDGVSVRSAVGRVVELHGRLDVAFNNGATGQPPGPMDQLSEDDFDRVCAVNLKGSWLAMNAQIAAIRATSKRGAIVNTSSVGSLMANPDLPVYGATKRALNSLTASAAVTYGPENIRINAVAPGTTLTEMLHEWDAKSPGTIDHLNSQTPLGRAAEPDEIAQAAAWLLSDRASYVTGTVLRVDGGMWAG; this is encoded by the coding sequence ATGAAGGACATGACATCCACGGAATCCAGTGCCGGACTGCTCTCCGGCAAAGTCGCCCTCGTCACCGGGGCCGGGCGTGGCATCGGTGCCGCCGCCGCTCGGCTCTTCGCCCGGGAAGGGGCCCGGGTGGTACTTGCCTCCCGTACCGAGGGGGAGTTGGAGAGTGTCGTCGAGGAGGTTCGGGGTGGTGGGGGCGTCGCCGATCATGTTGTCTGCGATCTTGGCGATGGCGTCAGCGTCCGGAGTGCGGTCGGCAGGGTCGTCGAGCTTCACGGGCGGCTCGATGTCGCCTTCAACAACGGTGCGACCGGGCAGCCGCCCGGGCCCATGGATCAGCTGTCCGAGGACGACTTCGACCGCGTGTGCGCCGTGAATCTCAAGGGGTCCTGGCTTGCCATGAACGCCCAGATCGCGGCCATCCGCGCCACGTCGAAGCGCGGCGCCATCGTCAATACGTCCAGTGTCGGGAGCCTCATGGCCAACCCGGACCTGCCCGTGTACGGGGCGACGAAGCGGGCGCTCAACAGTCTCACCGCGTCCGCCGCCGTCACGTACGGGCCCGAGAACATCCGTATCAACGCCGTCGCGCCCGGCACCACACTCACCGAGATGCTGCACGAGTGGGACGCCAAGTCGCCCGGCACCATCGACCATCTGAACTCCCAGACCCCGCTGGGGCGTGCCGCCGAGCCGGACGAGATCGCTCAGGCCGCCGCGTGGCTGCTGAGCGATCGGGCCTCGTACGTCACCGGCACGGTGCTGCGGGTCGATGGGGGGATGTGGGCGGGGTGA
- the hutI gene encoding imidazolonepropionase, with protein MTTTLITNIASLVTNDPAQGDGTPLGLMTDAAVVLDGETIAWVGPAAKAPSADETYDAAGRAAIPGFVDSHSHLVFAGDRTQEFNARMSGRAYEAGGIRTTVAATRAATDEALEANLTHYLDEALRQGTTTFETKSGYGLNTEDESRALRIAARHTDEVTFLGAHIVSPDYAEDPAAYVDLVTGEMLDACAPHARWVDVFCEKGAFDGDQARAILTAGKAKGLHPRIHANQLSYGPGVQLAVELDAASADHCTHLTDADVDALAQGDTVATLLPGAEFSTRAEWPDARRLLDAGATVALSTDCNPGSSFTSSVPFCIALAVRDMGMTPDEAIWSATAGGAKALRRTDVGRVAVGARADLALLDAPSHVHLAYRPGVPLVNEVWRRGVRVA; from the coding sequence ATGACCACCACCCTGATCACCAACATCGCAAGCCTCGTCACGAACGACCCGGCGCAGGGCGACGGCACCCCCCTGGGCCTCATGACGGACGCGGCCGTAGTCCTGGACGGCGAAACCATCGCCTGGGTGGGCCCGGCGGCCAAGGCCCCGTCGGCAGACGAGACGTACGACGCCGCAGGCCGCGCCGCCATCCCCGGCTTCGTGGACTCCCACTCCCACCTCGTCTTCGCAGGCGACCGCACGCAGGAGTTCAACGCCCGCATGTCGGGCCGCGCGTACGAGGCGGGCGGCATCCGTACGACGGTCGCGGCCACCCGGGCCGCCACGGACGAGGCCCTCGAAGCGAACCTCACCCACTACCTCGACGAGGCCCTCCGCCAGGGCACGACCACGTTCGAGACGAAGTCGGGCTACGGCCTGAACACGGAGGACGAGTCCCGCGCCCTCCGCATCGCCGCCCGCCACACCGACGAGGTCACGTTCCTCGGCGCGCACATCGTCTCCCCGGACTACGCGGAGGACCCGGCGGCGTACGTGGACCTGGTGACGGGGGAGATGCTGGACGCCTGCGCCCCCCACGCCCGCTGGGTCGACGTCTTCTGCGAGAAGGGCGCGTTCGACGGCGACCAGGCCCGCGCGATCCTGACGGCGGGCAAGGCGAAGGGCCTGCACCCGCGCATCCACGCGAACCAGCTGTCGTACGGCCCCGGGGTACAACTCGCAGTAGAACTGGACGCGGCATCGGCGGACCACTGCACGCACCTCACGGACGCGGACGTCGACGCACTCGCCCAGGGCGACACGGTGGCGACGCTCCTCCCCGGCGCGGAGTTCTCGACCCGAGCCGAATGGCCCGACGCCCGCCGCCTCCTGGACGCGGGCGCCACCGTGGCCCTCTCCACGGACTGCAACCCGGGCTCGTCCTTCACCTCCTCCGTGCCGTTCTGCATCGCCCTGGCCGTGAGGGACATGGGCATGACCCCGGACGAGGCGATCTGGTCGGCGACGGCGGGCGGCGCGAAGGCGCTCCGCAGGACCGACGTGGGCCGGGTGGCGGTAGGAGCCCGAGCGGACCTCGCCCTCCTCGACGCCCCGAGCCACGTGCACCTGGCGTACCGCCCGGGTGTCCCGCTGGTCAACGAGGTGTGGCGCCGAGGCGTGCGGGTGGCTTGA